In Castanea sativa cultivar Marrone di Chiusa Pesio chromosome 6, ASM4071231v1, a single window of DNA contains:
- the LOC142641326 gene encoding long-chain-alcohol O-fatty-acyltransferase-like, translating to MDAEIKNFIKVWITAITSLCYCYYIVAKIPRGTIRLLFLLPIFYLFTMLPCNLNSFHLGAPTAFFLGWLGNFKLLLFAFDQGPLSPPLPKLLHFISIACLPIKLKQDPSPNTKNNKNPSHKSTPKSHNPTKVTRSMLLAIKALLLAMIIRAYERRSNLHPYVILALYCCHTYLAVEIVLVLAAAPVQAIFGFEIEPQFNEPYFATSLQDFWGHRWNLMVTSILRPTIYIPIRSISANVIGSRWATLPAIISTFIVSGLAHEVIYFYFTRVHPTWEVTWFFILHGVCTAIEVVVKKAVTNRWWLHRAISGPLTIMFVAVTGGWLFFPQLIRNGVDIKVIEEYSILADFVKVNIPFHLPLGKS from the coding sequence ATGGATGCTGAAATCAAGAACTTCATAAAGGTATGGATCACAGCCATCACATCTCTTTGTTATTGTTACTACATAGTTGCAAAGATCCCAAGAGGAACGATAAggctcctcttcctcctccccaTCTTTTACCTCTTCACCATGCTCCCTTGTAACCTCAACTCTTTCCATCTTGGTGCGCCCACTGCCTTCTTCCTTGGTTGGCTTGGCAACTTCAAGCTCCTCCTCTTTGCCTTTGACCAAGGCCCTTTATCACCACCGCTACCAAAACTCCTTCATTTCATATCCATTGCTTGCCTTCCCATTAAACTCAAACAAGATCCATctccaaacaccaaaaacaataaaaacccATCTCACAAAAGCACCCCAAAATCTCATAATCCTACAAAAGTGACTAGATCTATGTTGTTGGCTATAAAAGCCTTGTTGCTTGCCATGATAATACGTGCATATGAACGTAGGTCAAATTTACATCCATATGTTATTTTAGCTCTTTATTGTTGCCACACCTATCTTGCTGTGGAAATTGTTCTAGTCTTGGCTGCTGCCCCAGTTCAAGCcatttttgggtttgagatcGAGCCACAATTCAATGAGCCCTACTTTGCCACCTCACTACAAGACTTTTGGGGCCATAGGTGGAACCTTATGGTTACTAGTATTCTACGACCTACCATTTATATTCCTATCCGTAGTATTTCTGCTAATGTAATTGGGTCACGTTGGGCTACTCTACCAGCCATTATATCGACCTTCATAGTGTCTGGCCTAGCTCATgaagtaatatatttttatttcacacGTGTGCATCCCACATGGGAGGTAACATGGTTCTTTATCTTACATGGTGTGTGCACGGCTATTGAGGTTGTGGTGAAGAAGGCGGTGACCAATAGATGGTGGTTACACCGAGCAATTTCAGGGCCATTGACGATTATGTTTGTGGCGGTGACCGGTGGTTGGTTGTTTTTTCCACAATTAATAAGAAATGGTGTGGATATAAAGGTCATAGAGGAGTACTCAATTTTAGCTGATTTTGTCAAAGTCAACATACCATTTCACTTGCCTCTGGGCAAAAGTTAG
- the LOC142638885 gene encoding putative long-chain-alcohol O-fatty-acyltransferase 1: MHAEIKNFIKVWITAVTSLCYCYYIVAKIPRGTIRLLFLLPIFYLFTMLPCNLNSFHLGGPTAFFLGWLGNFKLLLFAFDQGPLSPPLPKLLHFISIACLPIKLKQDPSPNTKNNKNPSHKSTPKSHNPTKVTRYMLLAIKALLLAMIICAYNYRPYLHSYVILVLYCCHTYLIGEMILALAAAPVKAIFGFEIEPQFNEPYLATSLQDFWGHRWNLMVTSILRPTVYIPIRRISANVIGSHWAALPAIISTFIVSGLAHELIYFYFTRVHPTWEVTWFFALHGVCTAIEVVVKKAVTNRWQLHRAISGPLTVGFVAVTSFWLFFPQLIRNGVDEKAIKEYSLLVDFVKVNLPSRL, encoded by the coding sequence ATGCATGCTGAAATCAAGAACTTCATAAAGGTATGGATCACAGCCGTCACATCTCTTTGTTATTGTTACTACATAGTTGCAAAGATCCCAAGAGGAACGATAAggctcctcttcctcctccccaTCTTTTACCTCTTCACCATGCTCCCTTGTAACCTCAACTCTTTCCATCTTGGTGGCCCCACTGCCTTCTTCCTTGGTTGGCTTGGCAACTTCAAGCTCCTCCTCTTTGCCTTTGACCAAGGCCCTTTATCACCACCGCTACCAAAACTCCTTCATTTCATATCCATTGCTTGCCTTCCCATTAAACTCAAACAAGATCCATctccaaacaccaaaaacaataaaaacccATCTCACAAAAGCACCCCAAAATCTCATAATCCTACAAAAGTGACTAGATATATGTTGTTGGCTATAAAAGCCTTGTTGCTTGCCATGATAATATGTGCCTATAACTATAGACCATATCTACATTCATATGTTATTTTAGTTCTTTATTGTTGCCACACTTACCTTATTGGAGAAATGATCCTAGCCTTGGCTGCTGCTCCGGTTAAAGCcatttttgggtttgagatcGAGCCACAGTTCAATGAGCCCTACCTTGCTACCTCACTACAAGACTTTTGGGGTCATAGATGGAACCTTATGGTTACAAGTATTCTACGACCTACCGTTTACATTCCCATACGTCGTATTTCTGCTAATGTAATTGGGTCACATTGGGCTGCTCTACCGGCCATAATTTCGACCTTCATAGTGTCAGGCCTAGCTCatgaattaatatatttttactttacACGTGTGCATCCCACGTGGGAGGTAACATGGTTCTTTGCTCTACATGGTGTGTGCACAGCTATTGAGGTTGTCGTGAAGAAGGCGGTGACCAACAGGTGGCAGTTACATCGGGCGATTTCGGGGCCGTTGACGGTTGGGTTTGTGGCAGTAACCAGTTTTTGGTTGTTCTTTCCGCAATTAATAAGAAATGGTGTGGATGAGAAGGCAATAAAGGAGTACTCACTTTTAGTTGATTTTGTCAAAGTCAACTTACCATCAAGGTTGTGA